One part of the Thermococcus radiotolerans genome encodes these proteins:
- the surE gene encoding 5'/3'-nucleotidase SurE, with the protein MPRILITNDDGIYSKGLRAAVEAVKDLGEVYVVAPLFQRSASGRAMTLHRPLRAKLVDVPGAKVAYGIDGTPTDCVIFALARFTDFNLAISGINLGENLSTEITVSGTASAAIEAATNGIPSIAISLEVSREKYKFGEGSEVDFSTASHFLRKVARAVLRDGLPEGVDMLNVNVPDDATEETGIAVTRLAHRMYRPTIEERIDPKGNPYYWIVGRKCREFEPGTDAYALKVERKVSVTPINIDMTARVDLREVERLF; encoded by the coding sequence ATGCCGAGGATACTCATCACGAACGATGACGGGATTTATTCCAAAGGGCTGCGAGCCGCTGTCGAGGCCGTGAAAGACCTTGGTGAGGTTTACGTGGTCGCGCCGCTCTTCCAGAGGAGTGCCAGCGGAAGGGCCATGACCCTTCACCGTCCCCTCAGGGCCAAGCTCGTTGACGTTCCCGGGGCGAAGGTAGCGTATGGCATAGATGGAACGCCAACTGACTGTGTAATATTCGCCCTGGCCCGTTTCACCGACTTTAATCTGGCCATAAGCGGCATCAACCTTGGAGAAAACCTAAGCACCGAGATAACCGTTTCGGGAACTGCTTCAGCGGCCATAGAGGCGGCGACCAACGGGATTCCGAGCATAGCGATAAGCCTTGAGGTCAGCCGGGAGAAGTACAAATTCGGCGAGGGAAGCGAGGTTGACTTCTCCACAGCCTCTCACTTCCTGAGGAAGGTGGCGCGGGCCGTTCTGAGGGATGGTCTTCCCGAAGGCGTCGACATGCTCAACGTGAACGTTCCGGACGATGCCACCGAGGAGACTGGGATAGCAGTCACGAGGCTTGCCCACAGGATGTACCGGCCGACGATCGAGGAGCGCATAGACCCCAAGGGCAACCCGTACTACTGGATAGTCGGCAGAAAATGCAGGGAGTTCGAGCCCGGGACGGATGCCTACGCCCTGAAGGTGGAGAGAAAAGTCAGTGTGACCCCGATAAACATAGACATGACCGCGAGGGTAGATTTAAGGGAAGTTGAGAGGCTGTTCTAA